The DNA sequence TCCTGATTATGCCACTCGAAATGCGGTGAGAGCCGTAAAGCCGTAGACGAAAACGACGACGCAGATGACCATCATCAACCAGAAGAGGACTCTGGCCGTCAAAGGCTTCACGCCGAAGTCGAGGATGATGGCCCGGATGCCATTGACTCCATGAAACAGGGCAAAGGCCAGAAGCAGCCAGTCCCAGTTGTGCCAGAATGTCGTCTCACGAAATCGGTCGGCCACGGTCTGAAAATCTATCTTGCTATTCACGACTTTTGCAGAGAAATGGGTGATGAAGAAGTGAACTCCGAGAAAGAGTAGGAGAAACGCTCCTGTGATCCGCTGGATAAGCCAGGGCCACATCCCTATTCCCGTTCGACCCTCTCTTGTAATCATAACTCCTCCTTCATGCCATGAGTGAATGATCTCTCTTCTCAAGCCAAAAGGATTGGTGAATCCTTTCACAATGATCTTCCAAAAAATGAATGATACCGGAAAATAGATTGCCTATGGTACCAGAACAGAGATTAAAATCAAGAGAAAATAGAATGGCGTAATTGCGATAATGTCTCCAATATGATAACTTCGAATTTCAAGACTGCCTGAAGAATCAACCAAGGTCGGGAGAAAACAATGGATTCTGTCGATAGAAATCTGTTGAACGAAATTCAGAATTGTTTCCCTCTGGTGGAATACCCTTTTCACACGATCGGCGAACAGGCAGGGATCGGCCAGACAGAGTGTCTGCAGCGCATCGCGCGATTGAAACGAGAAGGGATCATCAGACAGATCAGCGCCATCTTCGACTCGGGAAGGCTCGGCTACAAAAGTATCCTTGTAGCCGCCTCTGTGGATGAGAAGGATGTGGAGGAAGTGGCGAGAGTGATCAACGAAAGGAAGGGGGTCAGTCATAATTATCTGAGAGATCATCCCTTCAACATCTGGTTCACGCTGACGCTCCCCTCGGAAAGGTC is a window from the Acidobacteriota bacterium genome containing:
- the sdhC gene encoding succinate dehydrogenase, cytochrome b556 subunit, whose protein sequence is MITREGRTGIGMWPWLIQRITGAFLLLFLGVHFFITHFSAKVVNSKIDFQTVADRFRETTFWHNWDWLLLAFALFHGVNGIRAIILDFGVKPLTARVLFWLMMVICVVVFVYGFTALTAFRVA